AAGACAATTAGTTTAAATAGGTATTTAAAGACTATAAAAACAGACTTCTTTTTTGTTAGTCAAagaaaatttttattttgacattatatTCAACCTTTCCTAAGTTTACCGGTAGTAGGACAAATTCtatactaaaattattttattgatgtaTTTGAATATTGAATGCCTAGCTAAAACTGTTAATTTAAAGTATGTGAAGCTAAGTTATATAAACTGAAAAACTGCATGACAACTGGTAGTgaatcatcaaataaaaaacataacaaacattAATCAAACATGCTACACTTGATAACTTTTATACCATATTACAACCATCTAAGGCACAAAAAACTGTCCTCCTGAACATGCCTTATGTTGATACtgtatatgaaagaaagaaaatgttttatttaacgacacattcaacacattttatttacggttatatggcgtcagacatatggttaaggaccacacaaatattgagaggaaatcctATGTTGCCACTTTTtgcttagtagcaagggatcttttatatgcaccatcccataaacaggatagcacataccacagcctttgatataccagttgtggtgcactggttggagcaagaaatggccaggaatcgatcccaaaccgactgtgcatcaaacgagcactttacaactgggctacatctcacccacTACTGTATATGAAGACGACATTCTCATAATGAATTATATTGGGAACATTTGATTGTCTTATGAACAGATTAGACTGTTTAATTAAGGTAACTGTCATGAAATAAATCATATTACATTCATACTGAATGGTACATGTAGATGGCATTTGATTCTATTAAAACGTGTACAAActgaaaatcattttaaatgtcattttatatcaCAGGCCTAGAttaaatggaattttaaaaaaatgcatgttaattttcacctgtatatttttttaattaaaatttacattatttctttaattactAGTCCTTATTTATTAACTTGTTAATCTGTGTAATCATAGAACCTTCCATTTTAAGTCAAATAATTACTGTGTacagaataatatttatatgaagaaataattatgatatataaataCTGCTTTGTAATTAATTTGTCTCATTAACATTTATACCAGTTTGTGTATACCATTAATCATCACTCTCCATGTCAGACCTTACATTTTAAGGTGTGCGGGTGCGATCGCACTCGTACAGCgcatgtaatttcaatctgacaaGCGTGAAAAACAGCGCACGTTACACTCAACaaatggcgcatataaaatagatgggtatatttatttccactgtttacaaaaatcaacagttttcatagctcatttagctgataggaaggtccttttattaaaacaataaaaattaaaaacatggcagtggcttccatgcagtcgttaaactggtatttctctttgatTAACAAATCAGGAAATCACGgttaataaacaattttgtagacgtaccagtcaaaatccaatcggaGCTACACTgttcgttttatttattttggacagtgatttttcactcgccttagcatattgaggtgtgcgattttccacttgcctataattttcaaaaaccaaggactgcCATACACTTGAGTGTTCATATTTGTCAGGCAAATTGATTTTCTactgttattttctaattctaATATTGGTTTTTCTTATTGCCACAGATCATTActaatgtacatacatgtgtatatatgcatacctataaaacaaatatatttcatctttataaaatgtttgatgttcaaatttgactttcataTTCAATTCATTTGTACAATAATTTTCTGTTTCTAACATTGATTTGTCTGCTACAATTTATGACTACATGTCAGGGCTAACACTGGAACACATTTTGGTTCAGCCAATTTTAAgatatgtaaatgtatgtcgagtatttccttgaaaattattaaagtgTGGTTAATTTAACGAATATTTTCTTAGcaaaaatttaaatgttgtagccactttaaataaaaaattagcaattggctaatttggctatgTAGAGGGTGAAccctacatgtatacaaaaaaaagaaaagaaaagaagtttgttttgtttaacgagaccactagcGCACAATGATTTGCAtgtatacaaataacaaatgtttaagaTTTTTTTATCTCCATGAAaactattgttgtttaaatctgTCCGGTCGTAAACAGCCTTGCATGTTCAATTGATTTGCCACAATAATTTAGTCTGCTTCACACACAGCACTTCCTCTCGCAGTGTCGGATCGATTCCTGGGGGTCAGGTACACAACACGGCCACGCTGGCATGGGGTCCACTGTTTGCCCCTCACAAACTTCCGTGGGCCTAGAAACCACAGAGGAGGGTTTTACTTTTCAATGCAGAGTGCTAAAGCTTGtagaaaatttaaatataatggcaGGATAAAGAGATTTGCGATTTGATGTAGTTTGTTGAGGGATTTCCACATAGTATCAGGTAGCAGAGTATCCGCTTGTTTTTTTTAGCACCGACAAGAGAAAATTGTCTGCAAGTGTAAAAATGGGATTATTGATTTATCAGCGAGAAGGGTCAttaaaatactaaaacatttAACCAGTTTAGTTCATACATTGATCATTGGTATCACATTAAAGCAAGTGTAATGTTTAGTATTTAACGATACTGTCAAATTAAATTGCAATTGTCAAGTTCAGTTTGACAGCAAATCAACAGACAAGGTTAGAGAAAAGTCTTAGCTTGTAGTGATATCAAACTATAGTCTTtctcacagggaacgccttttttcatactatggaatttactacaagttatttatttctgagccgactgatttctaaattgcacacaaaaatagtaaaaaagaattgttattttcaaaacacttttacttttcttcttgtgtcaaaccaaactgaaattattaataaaaacattttttgtaggaggatgggatggactatataggagaaatattttcttaatattttatattggtttAATACATTGGTGAAATACATTGTGAACTATAAAAGATATCCATTGCATTATGCACATTATAATAAATTACCAGCTAAAAAGTAAATTCATATCaatcattttttaattatacgttttttgaaattcagttttaataataaataattatacttATATAGCTTAAATTATATACTATAGTGTTAATTacagaatattaattaattttcagaaaaaaagaTATTAACATGCaaggaattgaatatttatttaacaacacccaagatgacacattttaaaaagttaggTTCAAGTATTGAtcatttgtattaaattaattaattcatttatttcaacttatttcgtccttatatccaattatagttcaagcatgctgtcctgggcacacacctcagctatctgggctgtctgtctagcacagtgggttagtggttagatgttagtgagagagaagttggtgtagtggtcttacacctacccttaagttgttaaaacttggtGGGAGCCCGTACTGGGCTGcgaccagtcttatgtccgatggcttaaccatgacaccaccgaggccagtataaaattaaaacaagtgtaATGTATGGTTAGAAATAGTCTGATGTAGTCTAATGACCAGTACTGTTAAACTAAATTGTCAAGTTTAGTTTGATGGCAAATCAAGTTTTAaagtttggtgtctaacatgattATTGCAACACTTGGTCTACATAATGaaataggaaacctgctatcatCACATAGATCACTCTTAATGATTAGCAGCAAACAATCTTTTACCCATTATAGACAAGATAGAATATACAATGGTTTCTGATGTATCGATCAGCAAACATATTGCAAtggtacaaaaacaacaacaatggaTTCATAATCATTgaataggaaacctgctgtcaccacgtGGGCTACTCTCcatgattagcagcaagcaatcttttatatgtacattaccCATTATAGATGGGATGGAATATAACATGGTTTCTGGTGCATCAGTCATGGGACTTATTGCGAtggtgaaaaaacaacaatgggtTCATTAAGAGTGATGGGGAGATATGCTGGGTTTGAatgatataaaacattaaaagtacTTACAAACTTCATTATTTGCCTAATGGCAATGTCACACAATATGTGTGTCTCATATGAGAATACATGTCACTGATTGCGTAGCATCCAATGAAATCATAGTGTTTGTCTTGTCACAGTTTCAAGACTATTCTCGAGGCTGTTCTAGTACAAAACACTTGTATCATGTGACATCGCCATAAGAAGCAAATTCAAATGTTTATAAACCAGCTGAACTGAAATTAAACTGAATCTGAACTGATTTTGAAATGaatcatacaaatattaatgtgtcatatatatattatatatacagtgaaaaccggacaccctcggaacCAAGTCTGGTtataagaggtatctggtttataaaggttctcttctgtacagatatttaaaaagggactatgaacaatgtctggttttgaggaaattcaggtttacagagggtccagttttgagaggtttcactgtgtgtatatatatatatatatatatatatatatatatatatatatatatatatatatatatatatatatatattatatattttaccttGTCTATggaatcatttatatattttttaattaacttaatGAATGTGACCTGAATCATACACACATTAATGTGTCATATCTTACCGTGTATGTAAGGaatgatttaaatgtttttaaaccagCAGAACTCCGTAACATTAACCTAAATCTCAACAGAACTTGTACACACATGATAAACATGTAGATCTATTCTTACCTTGTCTATGGAGTCATTTAGTTGCTGCTCCTTGACACATTTGCCAATGGTCAAATCATGGCCGCTGCTGGATTTGCCTTCACTGGTAGTTGAGTTAGAAGAGAAAGAGTCTTTGAAAGCTTTGTCTTTATCACACTTCCTAATGTAACACAGAACAACAAGCACCGAAGCTGCGATCACCACCGTGGCACAGACCAGAGCGATGACGATGACCACGTTCTGATCACTGCCTTCAGGAGAACTTTCACCAGTCTTGTACTGGAGGAAAACCTTCAGCACAGTCGTGTTAAACAGTGACCGGTCGCTCTTGTCCAGTGCAGTCACCAGCAACTCATAGTACCCAATGTGAGAACCATCGACATCTCGTGATAAATAGATCTGTCCAGAGGTTTCGTTGATTTTGAATATCCTAGACAGGTTTCTGTCCAATAAAGAATATAGCACTCCTTCTGCATCAATGTCTGGATCATTTGCTCGAACCCACGATATGATGGTCTTGGCTGTTTTAGGTACGTGGACAGTTATGCTGTAGTTATCACTGTTTGGAAACATAAACACTGGCTTGTTGTCATTCTCATCCACAATGATTACCTTGACGTTAGCCATGCCACTGAGTGGGGAACCTGGCCCGGTGGCATGGTCAGTTGCAATCACTTTGAAACTGTAGACATTCTTTGCCTCTGCATCAATGCTTTCAGTAGTGATGATGGTTCCATTCTGAAGAATGGTAAATGGGAGAGAATGATATTTGAATGATGGAGAGAGGATAAAAGAGAATTCACCACCTAATCCAGTGTCCATGTCAACCGCAGAAACATTTCCAACAGCTGTATTAATGGGGCAGTTTTCCACGATGTAGAATATGTAAGAGTTCTGAGAGAATGATGGTCGTTCATCATTTATATCAAGGATGTTGACGGTGACCTTAGCACTAGCAGTGAGCGGTGGTTTGCCACCATCTACTGCAATGACAAAGAAGCTGTAGTAAGACATGTTTTCACGGTCAAAGCTTTTTGATGCTTTGATCATGAAGGTGCCAGGTTGTATGAAGAAATAGGGTTGAGCATTTTCTGAGAGTGTGTAAGTGATTTGAGAATTGATTCCAATGTCTTTGTCTGTTGCCGCCACCTGAAGCACTGTATCATTGACAGCATTATTTTCAGGGATGCTGACGTCATACCACTTCTGAAGAAACCTAGGGGCATTGTCATTCTCGTCATCTATCTCAACATCAAACACTGCGCTGGCATTTAACTTTTCAACTCCAGAGTCTTCACAGAATATAGCCACAGTGTATTTAGGTATGGTCTCTCTATCCAGTCGTTTCGCCACCACTACTTTATATTCATTGACATCCATCTGTTTCAAGTCAAAGTCGGCCGTCTGGCTGTAACATTTCACATTTCCCTTGTTTCCAGTGTCTGGATCTATTACTTTAACATGGGCAAAAGCATAGCCTATGTGTTTCGATTCTGAGACATGAGCTGTTGAAAATCCATTAAACAAGTTTACAATAATGGATGGGCGTTGATTGTTAGTGTCCAGTATTGTTATTTCAACTTCTGCTTGTGATGATTTTGTTGGTGATCCTCTGTCGGTTGCCTCCACTATAACTCTCATCTGACCACTGGGCAAggcttttttaattttcaaatcccCCGTCTGCTCATCAATCTCGAAATGCTGTTTTATTTGGTACGGCTGGCGGCTGCTTAGTCGATAAAGAATTTTCTTGTTCGTTCCAATATCTCTGTCTGTAGCTTTAACTGTGAAAAAGACAGTGTGTAACAATGTGTTTTCCTTCACTGTCACATTGTAAATGGACTGTGTGAATTGTGGGGCATTATCATTGACATCTAAGATGGAAATATTAACCAACATAGATCCACTTCTCTGTGGAGATCCATTATCTTTGGCTACCAACGTTAGCAAATATGAATCTGTTCTTTCTCTGTCTAGTGCACTTTTAACAATAATGCTCACGGTTGAGGTTCCATCTAAATTCTTTGTAAAACTCACTCCAAAAGGCACATTTTGGGGAAGAATCTCATAACTCTGTAGAGAATTTTTATCAGTATCATTATCGACAGCTCCATCAAATGGAAATGAGACGCCAGTTTGCGAAGACTCGGGAATTTCCAAAAACTCTGATTCTTGAGTAAAAGTTGGACTGTTATCATTTGTATCTAGAACAACAATCTTGATCTTGTAGCTGTAAAATGAGCTAGAATGGACGGCTACTTCCAGAAAGAGTTCACACTTTGACGTGAACAGACACAGCGCCTCTCTATCCACCCTTGCTGCCGTGTACAGGTTCCCGTCTTTCGAACTGATATTGAAGAGTTTCGCATGAGCGTTGCCGGCTTGTAAAATACTGTATGTTAGAGTGTTCACATTGTCCGAACTGACAATGTTTTTGAGAGATGAATTTTGTCGAATATTACCAATAAATGTGTTAAGTTTTAGCTCTTCATGAATAGTGTAAATCACGTCTTGTGCAGAAGCCAATTTGAAAATGGTGACCAGAATTACAAACAGCAACATTTTATGACATCTCATCATATTTTTGTCCATTCacttttgaaaaagaaagaaataatattataaaaattaaaagaaaatggtgATAAGCACAGTTTTTAACTTTTGCTGCTTTaagttttatatttcatttttccatttttcTTCATGTATCGTCTTCAACACCTGTCGTTTGCTCGTTAAACCTTATTAAATTCTCCATCCTTCACTAATCATCTGCCAAACACCGTTTCCACCTGCAACACACAAAATTCACAATCAGTTGTGGACTTTTAGATTTAACACAACACTgagaaaaaattaaatcataaatTCTCCACTCTTATTTCATCTGACTGAAAATATTGACAGACTTAAAGGTGGACACTTGACAAATGAAGAGTTAATTACCTGCTAGTCCCAGGAAAGATAAGAAAACATTGTAATATGAGCGACAAGCTTGAGTACACACAATTGTACAACTGTTCCTCGCCTGTTGTAGTCCAGCCTTTCTGAGCTGGTGTGGGCCCAACACACTCAGTACTCAACAATAGATAACTCCTCCCACTGCCTCAAAGCGGCCAATGGCAGACAATGCCAGACACATGTTTATCTCAAGAAAGAAACTCTGCATGGGACCCCGTTATTTTAATAGACATCTTTAATAGTCTATGCCTTTATCAGATTGATGGCTAAATGCGGGTGTTTGATGGAGATATCAAGCTCCATTAGAGGTCTCTGTGAAGGAAATACCAGCGTTATAAATGTAAACTGCAATGTTGCCTAATTGTTGAAGCAAGGGCACGGCTAGAACTGTTTGTCAACACACATTTAGACATGTGTTGACAGGGAAACGTATGAATGGGATAACTTACATTCACACTTTTCTCCTGTTTGTATTCTTACATGCATTGCTTACTTTACACAAGGGGACAGTAAACATctctgttgttattattacacAAGTGTTGGTTTAATCAGTGTAAGCCTGTTAACGGGAATTTAGAACCAGAGGaaccataaaaatatacatcatGTTAAATATGCATTAAAAGTTCAATTAATTTCTATTGCAAATGTATAACATACATGtgtgaaaatatgtttcagtTAATATTCCAAGCTACaacaatatatttacatgcaCTAATTTGTTACTGCAATGTCACGTACAGAATGGAAATGAGAtctagaataaaaacaaattggaaTTAAATGCTTCATTGATATAAACTtcttaaatgtgaaaataaaaaagttttaaaaatgtgtgatatAACATTAATGATTAGTctaattatataatacaaaaataaatcagtttattaaatgaaaaattaagaaaatgcatgaaaaaattaatttaattaaacattacatcaacaaaagaaagaaaaatgtgttttatttaaccatttaattatgattacatggcattggacatattgTGAAGAAccacagaagtttgttttgtgtttaacgacaccactaaagcatattgatttattaatcattggctattggatgtcaaacatttggtaattttttacttatagtcatagagaggaaacccgctaaatttttccattaataacaagggatcttttatatgcactatcccacaaacaggatagtacaaactacagactttattacaccagtcgtggcgcactggctggaatgagaaatagcccaaaggcccaccgacagggatcgatcctaaactgaccacgcatcaagcaattgctttaccactggactacatcccgcccctcatcATTTTAACAAGTATTTTCACAGAGATCCACTGGCACATCTATCACATAATTGTCAGTGGCAGCTAGAGAACTtttagtttgtgagaaatggaggtAAATGTAATAGTCAACACAACCGTGTTATAACCACTGCTACTGGGGAAAATAACGCCTACATATCAGTGTATCTCACCTTCGTCAaggtggggcgggatgtagcccagtggtaaagcattcacttgatgcgcggtcggtttgggatcgatccccgtcggtggacccattgtgctatttctcgctttagccagtgcaccactactggtacatcaaaggctgtggtatgtgctatcctgtctatgggatggtgcatataaaagatcccttgctgcaaattgaaaagtgtagcccataaagtggtgacagtggatctcctctctcaatatctatgtggtccttaaccatatgtccgacgccaaataaccgtaaatgaaatgtgttgagtgcgttgttaaatacaacatttccttccttccttcccagtcATTACCCAGTAGTAAAGTAAACCTGGGTTTGTTAAAAGTCAGCACAAATCCTAGGTGCTGAAGTTAGGTAACTCTGAGTCTGGTCGGTATATGGATGGTAGACCATCTGTAAACTCCAAGTAGTGTAGACATTACCTGGGCCTATTGACTGGAAAATgttccatacatgtacatgtatgtatagcaGCTAGCAGTGGGTTAATTTCCTTTCCAATATGTATTACTATTATGTTTATCTGGGttcttattcttttttcttctctttggtgttttttgtttttttgtatatgtattttgagCTACTATAAATACCAGTATGTCCAGAAACATATTAGATTTTCcaaatatgataatttaaaaatttgtaatatatagaggctattcatgttttttgtcaaatatgatttatatctcactGAGTGAAGTTTCCAATCATATCTCATGAGTCGCGCTTgcacgagtgtgatatgattgcaaactttgcaagatgagatataaatcatatttgaaaaaaaccatgaaattttctatttattatacatgtataacttttggcaatttacctttatttttaaaatgccagcagcaaaatagttccggctttcttacagtgaagataacactttctacagtgccgataacacattttaagagtgaaatagtgaaattttcactctaaaatgtgttatcgtcactgagtaactgataacacttttatttcagtgatattttaagatatttcactaaatgttatacattatgtatttatatatttattatgtataataaaaaaactttctttatttgaTAAATTGACAGGCTTCACCATGAAAgaaattgaggggagtgataACTTGTtaccctaacttagattatggggagacatttaaaatattaccacatTAGGGAAGTCATGGAGTGTGACAGTGAGGTCAGAATTGAaggaattaatatttataaatcttTTGTGAAAAGGAAACTCTATTTTACATGTATGAATATCATATTCACTActgaatatattataatattttttttctttctttctttttaattttattttcaaattaagaTTAAAGAATGCAGTAATGGTTTTACACCTCCCCATTAAATGGATATAAacatcaaaaataaattaacttcCTTAACAAATCTTAACAGAAAATTTATTCTTTCTTTGATAAAATGAGAATTGAGGAAGttaatttttgtaaatcttttcttaaaaggaaataatattttatcaaattcACTACTGTCTAAACTGTAAtaattgtttctttctttctttttaactttattttaaagggacattcctgagtttgctgcaacttttaagatgttatcgactaacagagactttttgatgactgtaattacatatcaaatatatttttttgcataaaatattagtggctgtatattaaacgtgtttctgatcgttctaatatttgcactaggttaaatttcattttatttcctaaaaaagattttttcgtacatatgaaattatttgaagacaaaatccagtttgggcttcttacaaatattaagacgaccagaaacacattgaatatacaaacactgatattttaaatgagaAAATATACTTAGGATATAAGTTTaatcttacaaatattttattagtcggaaacatcttacaatgcagcaaacttgggaatgtccttttaatgcTTAAATCAAATTAACATTCACACATGCTGTGTAGTGGCCgtatacactttcccattaaTTAAGTTGCTGAAACTCAGTCtggatgggagctggtaccgaggTGTAAACATTAAGTCTGGTGGCATAACCACAACATCACTAAAGTCAATATTGTGacgattaaaattatttacaacataCCTAGTGAACAAACGTTATTAGTAAATCCagcattgtgtgtgtatatgtgcaatCAGTTAACACgtttttactttaaaacaaacatacagcTTCCAGGAAAGACCAAAATGAACCATAACAAGCAAGAGATATTAATAGGCAGAACCAATTAAATGTAGTTACATTTCCCATTACTTCTCACTTGAAGAAAAAACTAAGACATATGCTGATTGGCCGTATGAGCGGACTGACAAAACCTGATTGGCCGTGAGAGTGAATAGGTCAGACAACACAAGTAACAACAAGGCGCCATCTGGTGGAACCATCCTGCAAATTGTACTCGCATGTTGAAGCATGTTTTTAAAGAGTAAACCTGGCGTTTGACAAATTGTCCCTGTCAGTACAGATAGATGTGAACAACAACCTTACAGAGTTCAGCCATAAACTGATCTAGAGCCAATGTGCAAAATTATCCTCAAACAAATGTCTGCGAGTATATCTGTGCaaacaattaatgtttaaaaatgtacattataaagtgagttgtaaaaaaaaatgctgatGCCTGC
The sequence above is drawn from the Gigantopelta aegis isolate Gae_Host chromosome 6, Gae_host_genome, whole genome shotgun sequence genome and encodes:
- the LOC121375976 gene encoding protocadherin-11 Y-linked-like isoform X3: MDKNMMRCHKMLLFVILVTIFKLASAQDVIYTIHEELKLNTFIGNIRQNSSLKNIVSSDNVNTLTYSILQAGNAHAKLFNISSKDGNLYTAARVDREALCLFTSKCELFLEVAVHSSSFYSYKIKIVVLDTNDNSPTFTQESEFLEIPESSQTGVSFPFDGAVDNDTDKNSLQSYEILPQNVPFGVSFTKNLDGTSTVSIIVKSALDRERTDSYLLTLVAKDNGSPQRSGSMLVNISILDVNDNAPQFTQSIYNVTVKENTLLHTVFFTVKATDRDIGTNKKILYRLSSRQPYQIKQHFEIDEQTGDLKIKKALPSGQMRVIVEATDRGSPTKSSQAEVEITILDTNNQRPSIIVNLFNGFSTAHVSESKHIGYAFAHVKVIDPDTGNKGNVKCYSQTADFDLKQMDVNEYKVVVAKRLDRETIPKYTVAIFCEDSGVEKLNASAVFDVEIDDENDNAPRFLQKWYDVSIPENNAVNDTVLQVAATDKDIGINSQITYTLSENAQPYFFIQPGTFMIKASKSFDRENMSYYSFFVIAVDGGKPPLTASAKVTVNILDINDERPSFSQNSYIFYIVENCPINTAVGNVSAVDMDTGLGGEFSFILSPSFKYHSLPFTILQNGTIITTESIDAEAKNVYSFKVIATDHATGPGSPLSGMANVKVIIVDENDNKPVFMFPNSDNYSITVHVPKTAKTIISWVRANDPDIDAEGVLYSLLDRNLSRIFKINETSGQIYLSRDVDGSHIGYYELLVTALDKSDRSLFNTTVLKVFLQYKTGESSPEGSDQNVVIVIALVCATVVIAASVLVVLCYIRKCDKDKAFKDSFSSNSTTSEGKSSSGHDLTIGKCVKEQQLNDSIDKPVLEGAPEEKEIFKVDLSTPGQEDTIMADRDHQRQNQLASFRLHQALQHINSHRISPLQTQQVLAAEGKMIYFSGNSLKRWTKAS
- the LOC121375976 gene encoding protocadherin-11 X-linked-like isoform X2, with the protein product MDKNMMRCHKMLLFVILVTIFKLASAQDVIYTIHEELKLNTFIGNIRQNSSLKNIVSSDNVNTLTYSILQAGNAHAKLFNISSKDGNLYTAARVDREALCLFTSKCELFLEVAVHSSSFYSYKIKIVVLDTNDNSPTFTQESEFLEIPESSQTGVSFPFDGAVDNDTDKNSLQSYEILPQNVPFGVSFTKNLDGTSTVSIIVKSALDRERTDSYLLTLVAKDNGSPQRSGSMLVNISILDVNDNAPQFTQSIYNVTVKENTLLHTVFFTVKATDRDIGTNKKILYRLSSRQPYQIKQHFEIDEQTGDLKIKKALPSGQMRVIVEATDRGSPTKSSQAEVEITILDTNNQRPSIIVNLFNGFSTAHVSESKHIGYAFAHVKVIDPDTGNKGNVKCYSQTADFDLKQMDVNEYKVVVAKRLDRETIPKYTVAIFCEDSGVEKLNASAVFDVEIDDENDNAPRFLQKWYDVSIPENNAVNDTVLQVAATDKDIGINSQITYTLSENAQPYFFIQPGTFMIKASKSFDRENMSYYSFFVIAVDGGKPPLTASAKVTVNILDINDERPSFSQNSYIFYIVENCPINTAVGNVSAVDMDTGLGGEFSFILSPSFKYHSLPFTILQNGTIITTESIDAEAKNVYSFKVIATDHATGPGSPLSGMANVKVIIVDENDNKPVFMFPNSDNYSITVHVPKTAKTIISWVRANDPDIDAEGVLYSLLDRNLSRIFKINETSGQIYLSRDVDGSHIGYYELLVTALDKSDRSLFNTTVLKVFLQYKTGESSPEGSDQNVVIVIALVCATVVIAASVLVVLCYIRKCDKDKAFKDSFSSNSTTSEGKSSSGHDLTIGKCVKEQQLNDSIDKPVLEGAPEEKEIFKVDLSTPGQEDTIMADRDHQRQNQLASFRLHQALQHINSHRISPLQTQQVLAAEGKEIHSKDGQKPADDYHSNSSGETITGDSGHGSDDEVLFPDQAPTSPRRIKLGVGAITNPLRHRTYTPQQQNVPYLYNSKSQQSLNGLYADQRDGPRGPADQCLPYNVQNGPMQHQNGSAHPNNGLTHPSSGSRHPHNRSSHPWSESSHPEIGSTHPNDRSSYPHSGPSHPQNTSTHPNDRSSYPHSGPSHPWNGASHSRNGSLHARNGSTHRKNGSSQPPSHLSGLDKNRDQNTQAHNQKPSYKRLGVPVLPTSGEGFPAYKQPLQKSPARNPHRTDNLFEGDDTTTSGSYSILSDDTKFVELSDMAFAAVTDVYV
- the LOC121375976 gene encoding protocadherin-11 X-linked-like isoform X1 yields the protein MDKNMMRCHKMLLFVILVTIFKLASAQDVIYTIHEELKLNTFIGNIRQNSSLKNIVSSDNVNTLTYSILQAGNAHAKLFNISSKDGNLYTAARVDREALCLFTSKCELFLEVAVHSSSFYSYKIKIVVLDTNDNSPTFTQESEFLEIPESSQTGVSFPFDGAVDNDTDKNSLQSYEILPQNVPFGVSFTKNLDGTSTVSIIVKSALDRERTDSYLLTLVAKDNGSPQRSGSMLVNISILDVNDNAPQFTQSIYNVTVKENTLLHTVFFTVKATDRDIGTNKKILYRLSSRQPYQIKQHFEIDEQTGDLKIKKALPSGQMRVIVEATDRGSPTKSSQAEVEITILDTNNQRPSIIVNLFNGFSTAHVSESKHIGYAFAHVKVIDPDTGNKGNVKCYSQTADFDLKQMDVNEYKVVVAKRLDRETIPKYTVAIFCEDSGVEKLNASAVFDVEIDDENDNAPRFLQKWYDVSIPENNAVNDTVLQVAATDKDIGINSQITYTLSENAQPYFFIQPGTFMIKASKSFDRENMSYYSFFVIAVDGGKPPLTASAKVTVNILDINDERPSFSQNSYIFYIVENCPINTAVGNVSAVDMDTGLGGEFSFILSPSFKYHSLPFTILQNGTIITTESIDAEAKNVYSFKVIATDHATGPGSPLSGMANVKVIIVDENDNKPVFMFPNSDNYSITVHVPKTAKTIISWVRANDPDIDAEGVLYSLLDRNLSRIFKINETSGQIYLSRDVDGSHIGYYELLVTALDKSDRSLFNTTVLKVFLQYKTGESSPEGSDQNVVIVIALVCATVVIAASVLVVLCYIRKCDKDKAFKDSFSSNSTTSEGKSSSGHDLTIGKCVKEQQLNDSIDKPVLEGAPEEKEIFKVDLSTPGQEDTIMADRDHQRQNQLASFRLHQALQHINSHRISPLQTQQVLAAEGKMIYFSGEFQHMEIHSKDGQKPADDYHSNSSGETITGDSGHGSDDEVLFPDQAPTSPRRIKLGVGAITNPLRHRTYTPQQQNVPYLYNSKSQQSLNGLYADQRDGPRGPADQCLPYNVQNGPMQHQNGSAHPNNGLTHPSSGSRHPHNRSSHPWSESSHPEIGSTHPNDRSSYPHSGPSHPQNTSTHPNDRSSYPHSGPSHPWNGASHSRNGSLHARNGSTHRKNGSSQPPSHLSGLDKNRDQNTQAHNQKPSYKRLGVPVLPTSGEGFPAYKQPLQKSPARNPHRTDNLFEGDDTTTSGSYSILSDDTKFVELSDMAFAAVTDVYV